In Littorina saxatilis isolate snail1 linkage group LG8, US_GU_Lsax_2.0, whole genome shotgun sequence, a single genomic region encodes these proteins:
- the LOC138974692 gene encoding KRAB-A domain-containing protein 2-like, giving the protein MPNRSIDGDDAASRATDWMEQETTIVSVSLDKGEKCGHGAGFKSWCMRHFKLQRIGGQIILCCKKESVPVVCKEDLYNVIKRCHLRVGHSGRTKTWQELRSNYAWIRHDLVQLFLRTCQECATRATVNKPAVGKPIISLGFLTRVQMDLIDMRTRPDGDFSWIIHLRDHYSKFSWVHPMTSKRAVEVAENVLKTFYLFGAPKILQSDNGKEFVAGVILELVKIWEGMIIINGPKAVLKEGMEICN; this is encoded by the exons ATGCCAAACAGGTCGATTGATGGAGACGATGCCGCTTCCCGTGCAACAGATTGGATGGAGCAAGAAACCACCATCGTCAGTGTATCG TTGGATAAGGGCGAGAAGTGTGGACATGGCGCTGGCTTTAAGTCTTGGTGTATGAGGCACTTCAAACTGCAGAGAATCGGTGGCCAAATCATATTGTGTTGCAAAAAAGAAAGTGTGCCCGTGGTGTGCAAGGAAGACCTCTACAATGTCATCAAAAG ATGTCACTTGAGAGTTGGCCATTCCGGGAGAACGAAGACATGGCAAGAACTTCGTTCCAATTACGCGTGGATTCGCCATGATCTGGTGCAGTTGTTCTTGCGGACCTGTCAAGAATGTGCGACCCGTGCCACTGTCAACAAACCAGCAGTTGGGAAACCAATTATTTCGTTAGGGTTTTTGACGCGAGTTCAAATGGATCTGATCGACATGAGAACAAGACCCGATGGCGACTTCTCATGGATCATACACTTGAGAGACCACTACTCAAAATTCAGCTGGGTCCACCCAATGACATCCAAGCGCGCAGTCGAAGTGGCCGAAAATGTCTTGAAGACGTTCTACTTATTCGGTGCGCCAAAGATTCTACAATCTGACAACGGCAAGGAATTTGTAGCAGGGGTTATTTTGGAGCTGGTGAAGATCTGGGAAGGAATGATTATCATTAATGGTCCCAAGGCTGTGTTGAAAGAGGGAATGGAGATTTGCAACTAA